The DNA region CGtatgaggcgtgcaagagaagcgagagcaagaggagatggtcctagcacgacaagagaagatcatcctagcaccacaaattggttaagtgatgatgattAGAGTACTTGTTTTAATCGGAGCTCATAGTTTTCCAATCAcattgggttgtaatttattatttattgaatagagtattttatgttgtttccaatttattgaatttagtattttatgttatttaaaacgcaccaaataaaattacataaacacaccaaataataaaaaaactcactaaaataaaacacaccaaataataaaaacctcattaaaataaaacacaccgaataaaattacataaacacatcaaataataaaaacctcactaaatgaactaaaataaaacacaccaaataaaattacataaacataccaaataataaaaaacacactaaatgaacttaattatcttcaacttgtttcaatgcccactggtgctctatcaagtcatttTGCCGAGCATTGTGCATGTCTGGCCTTTGAAATGCAATATATCGTTGAATGAGACTCTCATTGTAACAtacatccctttctaatggctcatgttgcacgAGCTCATCGgtggcgtcatgagcacaatacATATGTGTtattgaattgttcatcgtgtctggctcatattcatcaacaacttcataatcgtactcatcttccacaatcatgttgtgaagaatgatgcacgccatcatgatggatcgaagcgactctacatcaaacaatATGGCTGCACCCATGACGATCGCCCagcgagcttggaggataccgaaacaacgctccacatccttcctgcacccctcttgatagcttgcaaagtgtttttcctttgcacttcgctgacgtggcactgttttgacaaatgttgaccaccttgggtaaatgtcgTCGGCTAGGTAGTATAGCCCGTCGTACATACGTTCGTTGACCTAATACATGACTTTTtgtgcctttccttgcaggacattGTTGAACACTGCGGATTGGGCAAGGAtgttgaggtcattttgagctcccaGAACCCCAAAAAAGACAtgtcaaatccatgtatcaaaagatgccaccgcctctaaaatgatactttttgctcTTTTCTGTCTCCAtaagcgccttgccatgcacttagACAGTTTTTCCACGTCCAATGCATACAATCAATGCTCCTAATCATCCCAGAAAAAACCTCGCATCCCGGCCTTCTTCATAAGCCTTTCCAAGTCCATGTGAGTAGGTTGCTAgaggtactctgcggtgtagatagattcgattactttgcaaaacctcatcagggactgaagaatggttgatttccctatcctcgctatctcatccacttggtctgcagatgctttatacgcaagcatccgcagcgcagcagtaattttttgctcgggaATGAGACCCATAGCAGCAAaagcatcattcttttgcacaaagtaagaatcatggttgcaagcagcaatcatgattttgttgaacaaatgtcgttccattctaaaacgacgtctgaagtacgtatcaggaaatgcactGTTATGGACAAAATAATCATCCAACAGCTTCACACCTCGTCGTTGCCTGTTTCTATCAAGGTTTCCGAAACAGGTGGGCCTGCATATCTGATCCACGgcttggatgactcgacgggaatgtgagtctctggccattcttgcttcgtcatctctcTTTCTCCGCTCCTCATACTCttccttctcattttgggcTATATAAAGATTCAACATTCCTTCaaattggttaaacaattcttcatcttcttgatcgatttcccacatcatgcttgaagaagaagatattgtaagtagaaactatgaataatgatacagattttgatttggtgaaaaatgaagcagaaactatgaataatgatagaaatattgagaaaattggtgtgagatttcaaaggatggatgatggattatatggaggattctgaaatgattaggttgtagatagagtcacgtggcatgccgtcatttgttaaaaatatgATCGAAATATATTctaaaagattctgaaaagataacgacacgtgacacgatgacattggataaaaatcttatcgaaatccatcaccaataattatcttttcggataatgacacgtggcgcaacgagaacgatttaaaatctgatcgaaatttgacatctcctttggagatgctctaagtgATATGGagattttggatgcggtccctagttatcaATATTATTGACGGAAGCCttgttagttttcaatttttaatccaattccctgaaattaatgtaatactttatttctatgtatcttattatattttttaaattaaaaattaaaaatttatagttatttatttaatgagattttaaataaaaatccttaatttgtgggattaaaatattaaaggtaatttagccaaaagTCAataaatttgtgggattaaaatattacaacttttattatataaatgtactcattttataaaaaaataaaaaaaataaaatcccttttttttttataatctagAATGCACCCATAATTAATAACAAATCATTTACAATATAGCCTCTTGGAGTTTATTTTTGAATAATTAATTGGCATTTATTAAAATcgaaggaccttgatcaaaatttgaaaaacgaataaggttttaatcaatggagtagaaaaaataaggatgagaacctaatttttcatatatatatatatagtacttTGTAACTTTATATAATaacaagtcattcacaatgtagcctcttggAGTTTTGTAACCGTTTTGAcatttttgtttaataatattctattTTATAGTTTTGTTCGTGGCagactctgatattcaacttttttctcatttctcacattttatttctcaaacaATTTAAATTACTACTCAACAAGCATTGTCTTAGGctccatatatatacatacatacatacatacatacatacatacatatatatatatatatatatatatgatacagACTGCTCAAATTATGAATTAAAGCATCCCATATTTTCTTGGGGCTTGAATTCGAATAACCCAGATGGTATTTACACGAAAGCTGAAAAGAATGAAAGCAGTGACTGTTATCATAGGAAGAGTTGTTACAATCAACAAAGTATTAGATTTTCCGTTGCAGTACCATATTTTCTCAGAATCCAAacagaaaataagaaaacaGAAAGAGAACTATTGAAAATCAATTACCTTTCTGAATCTTCTTAGCTCTCTTCTATATGGGAGGAGACAGAAACTCCATCAGCAGCAGAAATGCTTCATTTTTTTCATGAATTTCCAACAAAGCGGGTTTGAAAGGAGAGATAAAAACAACATGTTAAACGCCATGTCGTGAAAATTGAAGCCTTGGTAAGCGTCATGTCGTACTATGCGCACCATGTCGTATTTTAAACGTCATTTCGTATGTAGAcaattattttagttttatttgttaagaaatataaagataagaaaatAGCTGAAATGATGAAATAAAAACCTTAATTACTGAAATTATGACTTTTTGGGAAATTGTGTCAACATCTGTGAGATAATGTCGTCAATATTTAAGCGATATGTCGTCGTTATTTGATTTGGATCTTTTTAGCAactgaaattaataaaattttcatttatgcCGCTTTGCACgataaaaatgtaaaacaagAATGAATATGATTcgataatttataatttaatagGTTTTTCTCATAAAAGTGGTATTATTATTCGACAATGgtacaatttatttttcataagaCCACTTTGCATGTAAAACATTAATCCCTGCATGAAAAAAGAATGGAGATAATTCAGTAACTCAAATGTTTGCATTAGTTGATGTGATAGTTAATGTGTTAATATATATTATTGACGTAACAAGTAAATATCAACGTAATGTGATCATAAAATGCGATACCTTAAGCGGTTGGAGCATATCAATTACTTTGAGCAATTTGTATTTTTGTCAATTGGAGGGAGGACGAGGGAGATGCCACATTTCTTGGGAAGAGCAGAGACTTGAGAGGGATTATAGGTTCCAATGGTAGACAACGCTTGCTTGAGGCACAGGCAAACAGCTTCCTTGTCTGCCTTGTTATTGGCATGCACACTCAGGTTCTTGACACCCTTGCAACACGCTTCCGATGGTTTGGCGTCGGCTCCACCCTTCACGAAAGGGACGCACGGAGCCACCTCCAGTGACACCGTAGGGCATGAAGGCGCCGAGTGTGCAGTTATCGAAAGGAGTAGGAGAACAGCGAAGAATCCGATTAGGCGAGACATGGCTGCTCCTAACTCTTAAGATGATCACTTAGCTAGTTCTCAAGTTTTAATTGTAGCTGAGAGCTGTGTCTTTGCAGCACACCAAGGTATTCTATATATACATGAATGTTTGAGTGTAAGCTTTTGCAGCTTCAAGTTCTTCAGCTGTTTTTATGATCATGCAAGATTCATGCCAGCCAAGGTTTTATTTCCGTAACAACTAAAAATAGGAacttttcatgtttttgttttcattggAGCGGTATTCTAATATAATTTAAGTTACGAGGAGGAGATTTCAAACTTCGATGCAAAAAGAAAGAGCGTGCTGCTCTAGCCAGCTTGGATACAATTAGTTCTGCAAGGACTTATCAGGTTAAACAGCCACGCAAGGAATCAGCAAAAATTGAGGAAATGTCCATTTTCGTGTTAGCAAATTGATGCCATGTATTCCATATGCTTGATGAGACAAAATGACACCTTTCTCCCATCTCCAGTGTCCCTGTCCTAATTTTAGGGATGGGCAAGAACTCAAAATTATCCACCCATATAAATTTGGTGATTATGGTTATGAGTACccgtttatttaaattttttcgtaaaatttttacttttttaagaCACTGAAATTCAACAAGTActgcagaaaaaaaaacagcaatccTTTGCTCTAATATTATGAATACTTCAGTACAgttttacaacaacaacaacaacaacaaagccttttcccactaagtggggtcggctatatgaatcctagaacgccattgcgctcggttttgtgtcatgccctccgttagatccaagtactctaagtcttttcttagagtctcttccaaagttttcctaggtcttcctctaccccttcggccctgaacctctgtcccgtagtcacatcttcgaaccggagcgtcagtcggccttctttgcacatgtccaaatcaccagagccgattttctctcatctttcctacaatttcggctactcctactttacctcggatatcctcattcccaatcttatcctttctcgtgtgcccacacatcccacgaagcatcctcatctccgctacacccattttgtgtacgtgttgatgcttcacctcccaacattctctgccatacaacatcgctggccttattgccgtcctataaaatttttccttgagcttcagtggcctacgacggtcacacaacacgccggatgcactctttccatccagctcgtattctatggttgagatctccatctaattctccgttctcttgcaagatagatcctaggtaacgaaaacggtcgctttttgtgatcttcgctagattgctccggtcattagtgtggataaatatataaatggatagagataggaaagcaaacacaagatgtacgtggttcacccagattggctacgtccacggaatagaagagttctcattaattgtgaagggtttacacaagtacataggttcaagctctcctttagtgagtacgagtgaatgatttagtacaaatgacattaggaaatattgtgggagaatgatctcgtaatcacgaaacttctaagtatcggagtgtggtgtcgtcttgacttgccttatctgtctcataggtagatgtggcatcttctctggaagtactcttcctccatccaggggtggtatctttaactggtggagatgcacaaggtaatgtatcaatttcacttgaagcttacttgtagtttcaggcttggtcaagcgcgatacaaaccatgtagtaggagttccccaagtcgccgagctagggggtctgctgaaagaggtgacagacaaggtaagcaatcagagctccgactgattgttcaccttctccccatcttgcagcagcatgaaggataaagagaagaaaaatgagaagagatgatatgagatacttttgcttttgaagaagtaactttccacaggcttattcttgaactgagctggagggttttctggtttcctccagagtataaggccgactgaagaatttgagggtcaaaacaagtccatcaaatctagagtacgttccaccctgctgatatgagatacttttgcttttgacagagtaatggatgtatcggcacgtgtgctgttacgcttgtctccacatgcttccttgtatccttcgcacttgccctatctgttcctcaagcagatgcggaatcttccctggaaacataagatgatgaagatgagtactcgagagcaatgccaggtaagtaatcaggtaaggggttccaggcagtcagttcctggctggaagcttgattccaagtgctgactgattgctctctttctccttgtcttagaggtaaaaacaaggtcaaaagaaaaaacagggaaaaagcatgatatgggatactcttgcttttaaccctgatgatatgagatattcttgctctagtatagcttgtttgcagaggtattatcggggggaaagaaagctgaatatttcgaaaggctttgttgggagtgccctctcagatatgatgaagggttgagcatttttgcaggtctgcctgtccgttgggaatggaggtcgacatatataggagtctccctaacaacaagtagtaatgctattcctttaccctgcttggtcatagcacggtagtgggagctgccagtttcacatgttttaactctgtcagagcactttgaaaaagtggtctgtggtatctggctctcgagattcggagaacgatgcctcttcgatttttgagaaagcaatcatgctgggggtctgactctcgagattcggagagcagtgtctcttcgatttttgaggaagtaatcatgttgggagtctggctctcgagattcggaaggcggtgcctcttcgattttggagcaagcaatcttgttgggagtgttgtctcgaatgtgagtaaaggttggacatgtttgctagtctaccttgccacgaagcacaaaggttgacacacagggactttccaattatccagcaattgtactgttcctttaccctctcttcgattttgagaaagtagtcatgttgggagtctggctctcgagattcggaggacggtgcctcttcgattttggagcaagcaatcttgttgggactgttttctcgaatgtgagtaaaggttgggcatgtttgctagtctaccttgccacgaagcacagaggttgacacacagggactttccaattatccagcaatggtactgttcctttacccttgtgggtaataatatggtagctagaccttcaaaatttatgtgtctaaactttgttagtgctgtttctttgctattcttttacctttcttggtcagagcgatgtagtgggagctgcaagcttcacgtgctcaactttggcagagaactttggcaaagtgatctgtggtacccatgagttattgttgcgtgtgggaagtgggtgattgaacagtaagattcatgtgctttctacttcaccagaagtcttcgacagaatgcccataatttctgcaaagctgagtgtgcgtgtgacaggtgctgacaaggctagaaaagtagatgcctcttcgatttctgagatcggccctcgtggtctctgagcagcccagcttttgagaaagcgagcgcctcttcgattgattcggagaacggtgcctcaccgatttttgagaaagcaatcatgctgggggtctggctctcgagattcggggagcagtgtctcttcgatttttgagaaagtaatcatgttgggaaagtggctctcgagattcggagggcggtgcctcttcgattttggagcaagcaatcttgttgggagtgttttctcgaatgtgagtaaaggttgggcatgtttgctagtctaccttgccacgaagcacagaggttgacacacagggactttccaattatccagcaatggtactgttcctttaccctctcttcgatttttaagaaagtagtcatgttgggagtctggctctttagattcggaggacggtgcctcttcgattttggagcaagcaatcttattgggagtgttttctcgaatgtgagtaaaggttgggcatgtttgctagtctaccttgccacgaagcacagaggttgacatacatggactttccaattatccagcagtggtactgttcctttacccttgtgggtaataatatggtagctagaccttcaaaatttatgggtctaaactttgttagtgctgtttctttgctattcttttacccttcttggtcagagcgatgtagtgggagctgcaagcttcatgtgctcaactttggcagagaactttggcaaagttatctgtggtacccatgagctattgttgcgtgtgggaagtgggtgattgaacagtaagattcatgtgttttctacttccccagaagtctttgacagaatgcccataatttccgcaaagctgagtgtgcgtgtgacaggtgctgacaaggctggaaaagtaggtgcctcttcgatttctgagatcggccctcgtggtctctagggagcccagcttttgagaaaacgagcgccttttcgatttctgagatcggccttcgtggtctttgagcagcccaacttttgagaaagcaaacggctcttcgatttctgagatcaaccctcgtgatctctaagcagcccaacttttgagaaagcaaacgcctcttcgatttctgagcaggcgcctctttgatttctgaagctccgtcgagtgcagatttttatagaggctggcattaagttccaaagcacacttgaatctccaccagtagaagcttcattcttgcacttctaagatcttgatttgtccgacctcttctctcttcaacacctttgaaaatgtctggcccctccgaccgtcgttttgacttgaaccttgttgaagaggtagccccgccttctccagacaacatatggcgcccatccttcgtctccccaactggtcctcttaccgttggggattccgtgatgaagaatgatatgaccgctgcggtggtggccaggaaccttctcactcccaaagataacagactactttccaaacggtctgatgagttagctgttaaggattcgctggctctcagtgttcagtgtgcaggttctgtgtctaatatggcccaacgcctatttgctcgaacccgacaagttgaatcattggcggctgaagtgatgagtctcaaacaggagattagagggctcaagcatgagaataaacagttgcaccggctcgcacatgactatgctacaaacatgaagaggaagcttgaccagatgaaggaaactgatggtcaggttttacttgatcatcagagatttgtgggtttgttccaaaggcatttattgccttcgtcttctggggctgtaccgcgtaatgaagctccaaatgatcaacctctgatgcctcctccttctagggttctgtccagtactgaggctccaaatgatccccctccggtgccttctctttctggggctctaccgactgctgagacttctcctaagcaacctttgtgaaggctccctcttgtgtgtttattttgactcatgtatatgtacatatttgtagcttatcggggatatcaataaataagctttccttcatttcaacgtattgtgttaaatacaccaaagccttcttcgctaagttctttgaattttcagtACAGTTTTACAATACACTACAAATCATGCTTTCAACTGCACAAGACTAAACCATGGTGTTTCTATATACATGTCGGTGTAATATGTATTCGGTATCTATGTCGTGGATTTGATTAGTTTTGGAACTCAGACTTGGAGTTGGTACTGCGTCTCGAGTACGAAGAGCCTGTACCTGAGACTTCAGCATGTGAAGAAGACACTGCTGGAGAAAGAGGCTGGAAGTTTGTATTCCCAACAAACCAATACAGAGCCCATTTCAAATTGTTGAGGGTGTACTTGAGAGCTTTAGTCCAATTCTCCTGCTTATTGAAGCTTTGTGTGATCGAACACGTTTCCACTTTGTCATTCTCAATCCTGCAAATGAAAAAGTCCAACACGGTTAACGGTTGGGAGAGAGTATCGTGACCGAAGTCTCTCCTTTTTCCTAATAGAAATGAGATAACAATGCAGAAGAAAAACTTGTCAAAACTTATGTCAACATTGCATCCCTCATATGCTTTAAAACGGTTGAAAGGGTAAACAAGATAAAGTTATGGTCGTAGATGCAAATATTGTATCAtttatgaaaaacaaaatatggAGGAGAGATGGAAAATGCTTGAACATGATATAACATACTATTGGTTCAGATTGCATAACTTACTTGTAGGGCAATTTAAAGCATTTTTCGAGTGGTATATTGTTTTCTTGGTCCTTGGAATTTGCAAATTCAGCAAAGTCCTTGAGGCATGTCAAGAACAatgtcattgctttgtcatagCGAGTGCTCCAGAACAAGTTCACCGGACCAAACCTAAATACTCAAGTTAATTAAAACATCCAACAAAATAGCTAACATGACAGTCTTAAATTTCCGTACAGGTAATT from Malus domestica chromosome 01, GDT2T_hap1 includes:
- the LOC139198394 gene encoding uncharacterized protein is translated as MYDGLYYLADDIYPRWSTFVKTVPRQRSAKEKHFASYQEGCRKDVERCFGILQARWAIVMGAAILFDVESLRSIMMACIILHNMIVEDEYDYEVVDEYEPDTMNNSITHMYCAHDATDELVQHEPLERDVCYNESLIQRYIAFQRPDMHNARQNDLIEHQWALKQVEDN